Proteins found in one Aquibium microcysteis genomic segment:
- a CDS encoding alpha/beta hydrolase translates to MPSFKSRLFAFVLKHTRKKSFASVEGMHARLKAARASEDFRPPQTIARRLDIAERAVDGMRVYEVRPKAGASRLRIVYLHGGAYLFEITAHHWKLIAEMAERLSAQITVPIYPLAPEAKAERIIGACMALHRDVLATTAARDLVLMGDSAGGNMALVLSMTAAREGLPKPAGLVLISPPVDLSLANPEIYEVEKRDPWLGVPGAEEATRLYAGGIDHADWRISPVHGDLSVLAPVLVLTGTRDLLNPDTHVFAARARAAGVPVEILEEPGLYHVWPLLDMPEAFRARDRMVSFVTDLAATSARAPRSGAAA, encoded by the coding sequence ATGCCGAGCTTCAAGAGCCGTCTCTTCGCCTTCGTGCTGAAGCACACGCGCAAGAAGTCCTTCGCTTCGGTGGAAGGCATGCACGCCCGGCTGAAGGCGGCGCGCGCGAGCGAGGATTTCCGGCCGCCGCAGACGATCGCGCGGCGCCTGGACATCGCCGAGCGCGCGGTCGACGGGATGAGGGTCTATGAGGTGCGGCCGAAAGCCGGCGCCTCGCGGCTGCGGATCGTCTACCTGCACGGCGGCGCCTACCTGTTCGAGATCACCGCGCATCACTGGAAGCTGATCGCCGAAATGGCCGAGCGGCTCTCCGCTCAGATCACCGTGCCGATCTACCCGCTGGCGCCGGAGGCGAAGGCGGAGCGCATCATCGGCGCGTGCATGGCGCTGCACCGCGACGTGCTGGCGACCACCGCTGCCCGCGACCTCGTCCTGATGGGCGATTCGGCGGGCGGCAACATGGCGCTGGTCCTGTCCATGACGGCAGCACGGGAGGGCCTGCCGAAGCCTGCCGGCCTCGTCCTGATCTCGCCGCCGGTCGACCTGTCGCTCGCCAATCCCGAAATATACGAGGTGGAGAAGCGCGATCCCTGGCTCGGCGTGCCCGGGGCCGAGGAAGCCACGCGGCTCTATGCCGGCGGCATCGACCATGCAGACTGGCGCATCAGCCCGGTCCATGGCGACCTGTCGGTGCTGGCGCCGGTGCTCGTGCTGACGGGCACCCGCGACCTGCTCAATCCCGACACGCATGTCTTCGCCGCGCGGGCGCGCGCAGCCGGCGTGCCGGTCGAGATCCTGGAGGAGCCCGGGCTGTACCACGTCTGGCCGCTGCTCGACATGCCCGAAGCTTTTCGCGCGCGCGACAGGATGGTGTCCTTCGTGACGGATCTCGCGGCGACATCGGCCAGGGCTCCGCGATCCGGCGCGGCCGCCTGA
- a CDS encoding DUF1638 domain-containing protein: MKSLLEGVAATPRQRAEGEKVLVIACGMIAREVLAVKERLGLDHLELTCLPAEFHFHPDRIAPAMDATIDKARSEGYRNIFVGYADCGTGGLLDRVCEKHGVARMEGPHCFAFYQGMEAFEAIADDDMTSFYMTDFLCRQFDAFFMKPLGLDRHPELIADFFGNYEKLVYLAQTEDPALEAVAQDAARLLGLAYEKRVTGYGDLVQALDRAAWPTS, from the coding sequence ATGAAAAGTCTCCTTGAAGGGGTTGCAGCGACACCCCGTCAACGCGCCGAAGGCGAGAAGGTTCTCGTCATCGCCTGCGGAATGATCGCCCGCGAGGTACTGGCGGTGAAGGAGCGGCTCGGGCTCGACCACCTCGAACTCACCTGCCTGCCGGCCGAGTTCCACTTCCATCCCGACCGCATAGCGCCGGCCATGGACGCAACGATCGACAAGGCCCGGAGCGAGGGCTACCGGAACATCTTCGTCGGCTATGCCGATTGCGGCACCGGCGGGCTGCTCGACCGCGTCTGCGAGAAGCACGGTGTGGCACGGATGGAAGGGCCGCACTGCTTCGCCTTCTACCAGGGAATGGAAGCCTTCGAGGCGATCGCCGACGACGACATGACGTCGTTCTACATGACCGACTTCCTCTGCCGCCAGTTCGACGCCTTCTTCATGAAGCCGCTGGGGCTCGACCGGCATCCGGAACTCATCGCGGATTTCTTCGGCAATTACGAAAAGCTGGTCTACCTCGCCCAGACCGAGGATCCGGCGCTGGAAGCCGTGGCACAGGATGCAGCGCGGCTGCTCGGCCTCGCCTACGAGAAGCGTGTCACCGGCTATGGCGATCTCGTTCAGGCCCTCGACCGTGCGGCCTGGCCGACGTCCTGA
- a CDS encoding virulence factor: MAELIVVYWRDIPAQVIVKKGRASAKRELPLRFTEAIDMAAMRSGAAESGAYLEEWRKASAVPVGDDLEAEADRAMSAIEADYGRDRLVALAKAGGRESG; encoded by the coding sequence ATGGCCGAACTGATCGTCGTCTACTGGCGGGACATCCCCGCACAGGTCATCGTCAAGAAGGGCCGCGCCAGCGCCAAGCGCGAACTGCCGCTGCGTTTCACCGAGGCCATCGACATGGCGGCGATGCGGTCCGGCGCGGCCGAGAGCGGCGCCTACCTCGAGGAATGGCGCAAGGCATCAGCTGTACCGGTGGGCGACGATCTCGAAGCCGAGGCCGACCGCGCCATGAGCGCCATCGAGGCCGACTACGGCCGCGACCGGCTGGTGGCACTGGCGAAAGCCGGCGGCCGTGAAAGCGGCTGA
- a CDS encoding LysR family transcriptional regulator, with translation MNAPLNHPLPLLELDVLRTFVAIADTGSFTLAANAVFRTPSAVSMQIKKLEEQLGRSLFNRDARSVSLTTDGELLLGYARRLLSINREAVAKFIVPDITGVVRLGSPDDFGERVLPIVLKRFAQSHPSIAVDVVIDQSSNLRRRMEDRRLDITLMTCSQKSRVPDAEVLLSEPIVWGGARGGSAHLREPLPVSLWEEGCAWRSSALEALGRVGRDYRVAYMSAHTAGQRSAIIADLAVAPLPRSFVGGDVVVLGPDSGLPEIGTYEIAMLVAPDAPAPVLAAADHIRATFESFRETGRF, from the coding sequence GTGAACGCACCGCTGAACCACCCGCTGCCGCTGCTGGAACTGGACGTGCTGCGCACCTTCGTGGCGATCGCCGACACGGGCTCCTTCACGCTGGCGGCCAATGCGGTGTTCAGGACGCCGTCGGCGGTGTCGATGCAGATCAAGAAGCTGGAGGAGCAGCTCGGCCGCTCGCTGTTCAACCGCGACGCCCGCTCCGTCTCGCTGACGACCGACGGCGAGCTGCTGCTCGGCTATGCGCGCCGGCTCCTGTCGATCAACCGCGAGGCGGTGGCGAAGTTCATCGTCCCCGACATCACCGGCGTCGTGCGGCTGGGCTCGCCGGACGATTTCGGCGAACGCGTGCTGCCGATCGTGCTGAAGCGCTTCGCCCAGTCGCATCCCTCGATCGCCGTCGATGTGGTGATCGACCAGAGTTCGAACCTGCGGCGCCGGATGGAGGACCGCCGGCTGGACATCACGCTGATGACCTGCTCGCAGAAGTCGCGCGTGCCGGATGCCGAGGTTCTGCTGTCGGAGCCGATTGTCTGGGGCGGCGCCAGGGGCGGCTCGGCGCATCTGCGCGAGCCTCTGCCCGTGTCGCTGTGGGAGGAGGGCTGCGCCTGGCGGTCCAGCGCGCTGGAGGCGCTGGGGCGCGTCGGCCGCGACTACCGCGTCGCCTACATGAGCGCGCACACCGCGGGGCAGCGCTCCGCCATCATCGCCGACCTCGCGGTGGCGCCGCTGCCGCGCTCCTTCGTCGGCGGCGACGTGGTCGTGCTCGGCCCCGACAGCGGCCTGCCGGAGATCGGCACCTACGAGATCGCGATGCTGGTGGCCCCCGACGCGCCGGCGCCCGTGCTGGCGGCGGCCGACCACATCCGCGCCACCTTCGAGAGCTTCCGCGAGACCGGCCGGTTCTGA
- a CDS encoding exopolysaccharide biosynthesis protein, which produces MDGDDKLAPGKARRPRPRRLSDVFLVLAAEATGPITVGSIRDALGDRSFATLLVFFSSLNLLPLPPGASVFLGIPIVIVAAQMVLGRRTAWLPQSLLSKSIPLDRFRTGSARIVPLLQRLERLVRPRYWPFWRRQGDRAIGVIALILGIAVVLPVPLGNWLPAFASTLVGLALSERDGILFGIGVAVGITSLAIIVAVVVSAGAVLNLLWKTAGLHHWF; this is translated from the coding sequence ATGGACGGAGACGACAAGCTCGCACCGGGCAAGGCGCGCCGGCCAAGGCCGCGGCGGCTCTCCGACGTTTTCCTCGTCCTGGCCGCCGAAGCAACCGGACCGATCACGGTCGGGTCGATCCGCGACGCGCTGGGCGACCGTTCGTTCGCCACCCTCCTCGTCTTCTTCTCCTCGCTCAACCTGCTGCCGCTGCCGCCCGGCGCCTCCGTCTTCCTCGGCATCCCCATCGTCATCGTCGCGGCACAGATGGTGCTCGGACGCAGGACGGCCTGGCTTCCGCAATCGCTCCTGTCGAAATCGATCCCGCTCGACCGGTTCCGAACGGGATCGGCGCGGATCGTCCCGCTGCTGCAGCGGCTCGAGCGGCTGGTGCGGCCGCGCTACTGGCCGTTCTGGCGCCGCCAGGGGGATCGTGCCATCGGCGTCATCGCCCTGATCCTCGGCATCGCCGTGGTGCTGCCGGTGCCGCTCGGCAACTGGCTGCCGGCCTTCGCTTCCACGCTCGTCGGGCTCGCGCTATCGGAGCGCGACGGCATCCTGTTCGGCATCGGGGTGGCGGTCGGAATCACATCGCTCGCCATCATCGTCGCCGTGGTGGTCTCTGCCGGAGCCGTGCTGAACCTTCTCTGGAAGACCGCCGGCCTGCATCACTGGTTCTGA
- a CDS encoding entericidin has protein sequence MTASLLSRLAVLAVVALASTGCANTIRGIGRDAASTVDATQNAGANVAEAAD, from the coding sequence ATGACCGCCTCCCTGCTTTCGCGGCTTGCCGTGCTGGCCGTCGTCGCGCTGGCCTCGACCGGCTGCGCCAACACCATCCGCGGCATCGGCCGGGATGCCGCCAGCACGGTCGATGCGACCCAGAACGCCGGAGCCAACGTCGCCGAGGCCGCCGACTGA
- a CDS encoding Uma2 family endonuclease, translated as MTVVQTQRKWTIDEFFAWNEHQEEKYELVDGVPMLKRLPIAVTLPGATAPTMMTGASRRHNRVNSNLSRLFGNQLRDGRCSAYVSDAAVKTAENQIRFPDLVVDCGTKIDGGFTFEHPILVAEVLSPSTRTFDLAGKITEYWRVQTIRHVMIIDPDKLRVQLHTRRSGEAPTVVVFSDSQDVIDIPEIGVTLALADIFEGLASVTEQ; from the coding sequence ATGACAGTCGTTCAGACGCAGCGGAAATGGACAATCGACGAGTTCTTCGCCTGGAACGAACACCAGGAGGAGAAATACGAACTCGTGGATGGCGTTCCGATGCTCAAGCGGCTCCCCATCGCCGTGACACTTCCAGGAGCCACGGCCCCGACCATGATGACCGGCGCCAGCCGGCGCCATAACAGGGTGAACAGCAACCTTTCCCGCCTGTTCGGCAACCAGCTTCGAGACGGTCGCTGCAGCGCCTATGTAAGCGATGCGGCCGTGAAGACGGCGGAAAATCAGATCCGGTTTCCCGACCTTGTCGTCGACTGCGGGACGAAAATCGATGGGGGCTTTACATTTGAGCACCCGATACTGGTGGCCGAGGTCTTGTCTCCGTCCACGAGAACGTTCGATCTGGCAGGCAAGATCACAGAATACTGGCGGGTTCAGACAATTCGCCACGTCATGATCATCGACCCGGACAAGCTGCGCGTCCAGTTGCATACGCGGCGGTCGGGTGAAGCGCCGACGGTTGTTGTCTTTTCCGACAGTCAAGATGTGATCGACATCCCCGAAATCGGCGTCACGCTCGCGCTCGCCGACATCTTCGAAGGCCTCGCGTCCGTCACCGAACAGTAA
- a CDS encoding alpha/beta hydrolase yields MPSLKSRCVGLYLKLTRKKAFSSAAELHRWIARDRQRADHRPPPAIALRHRIEQRVIDGWPVYDIPATRRGAGHVVYFHGGAFCFEITSYHWNLIADVARRTGARVTVPIYPLAPEHDFHAMFRMAMATYRAVLGESPASEVVFMGDSAGGNMAVVLTMLAAERRMPLPGRHVLISPGLDMTAREAMVEAALNDPWLDVPGGMEAIRLYCAGLDVADWRISPRHGDLAVLPKTLVFSSTRDLLHSGTLGFAEGARAAGVDIELFVEEGMYHVWPLIETIEARRARDHIVAFLGRKTPAEPPRSRGKVVPVAPVRTGLGPTLPG; encoded by the coding sequence ATGCCGAGCCTGAAAAGCAGATGCGTCGGCCTCTATCTGAAGCTCACGCGCAAGAAGGCGTTTTCGAGCGCGGCGGAGCTGCACCGCTGGATCGCCCGCGACCGGCAGCGTGCCGATCATCGCCCCCCGCCCGCCATCGCGCTGCGCCACCGGATCGAGCAGCGCGTCATCGACGGCTGGCCCGTCTACGACATCCCCGCCACGCGCCGCGGCGCCGGCCACGTGGTGTATTTCCACGGCGGCGCCTTCTGTTTCGAGATCACCAGCTATCACTGGAACCTGATCGCCGACGTCGCGCGGCGCACCGGCGCGCGGGTCACCGTGCCGATCTACCCCCTCGCCCCCGAGCACGATTTCCACGCGATGTTCCGCATGGCGATGGCGACCTACCGCGCGGTGCTGGGCGAGAGCCCGGCGAGCGAGGTCGTGTTCATGGGCGATTCGGCCGGCGGCAACATGGCGGTGGTGCTGACCATGCTGGCGGCGGAGCGGCGAATGCCCCTGCCCGGCCGCCACGTGCTGATCTCGCCCGGCCTCGACATGACCGCCCGGGAGGCGATGGTGGAGGCGGCGCTGAACGATCCGTGGCTCGACGTGCCGGGCGGCATGGAGGCGATCCGCCTCTATTGCGCCGGGCTCGATGTCGCCGACTGGCGCATCAGTCCGCGCCATGGCGACCTCGCGGTGCTTCCGAAAACCCTGGTGTTCTCGTCGACACGCGACCTGCTGCATTCGGGAACGCTCGGCTTCGCCGAGGGCGCCCGCGCTGCCGGCGTCGACATCGAGCTCTTCGTCGAGGAAGGCATGTACCATGTCTGGCCGCTGATCGAGACGATCGAGGCGCGCCGCGCCCGCGACCACATCGTCGCCTTCCTGGGACGCAAGACGCCGGCCGAGCCGCCGCGCAGCCGCGGCAAGGTCGTCCCCGTCGCGCCGGTCCGCACCGGGCTCGGACCGACGCTTCCCGGTTGA
- a CDS encoding ASKHA domain-containing protein — MSDPLVLFMPSGKRGRFPVGTPVLDAARSLGVYVESVCGGRATCGRCQVEVQEGSFAKHKIVSSNDHISARGPKEERYDRVRGLPENRRLSCSATIQGDLVIDVPQDTVVNAQVVRKSAIDRIIERNPAVQLCYVEVEEPDMHKPLGDLDRLKAMLDRDWGFDNLLVSQYLIPQVQGILRKGNWGVTAAIHRDLEASRPNIIALWPGLHNEAYGIACDIGSTTIAMHLVSLLSGRIVASSGMQNPQIRFGEDLMSRVSYVMMNPDGRDQMTKAVRDAVTELTRKVCAEGGVDPNNVLDAVIVGNPIMHHLFLGIDPTELGQAPFALAVSGAVHTWASDLGLGINTGARIYMLPCIAGHVGADAAGATLSEGPHRQDRMMLLVDVGTNAEIVLGNRDRLVAASSPTGPAFEGAEISAGQRAAPGAIERVRIDPATLEPRFKIIGSDLWSDEPGFDADAERLGITGICGSAIIEVVAEMYLAGIISEDGVIDGGLAARSPRIRQTGRTHSYLLHQGKQEISVTQNDVRAIQLAKSALYAGVKLLMEKLGIDHVDTIALAGAFGSFIDPKYAMVLGLIPDCDLAEVKAVGNAAGTGALMALLSRDHRREIERTVQRIEKIETALEPRFQQHFVNAMALPNKVDAFPHLAEAVTLPPRATTVDGATGDSTPRRRSREERDARRNRS; from the coding sequence ATGTCCGATCCCCTCGTCCTGTTCATGCCGTCCGGCAAGCGCGGCCGCTTTCCGGTCGGCACGCCGGTGCTCGATGCCGCGCGCTCGCTCGGCGTCTACGTCGAGAGCGTCTGCGGCGGCCGCGCCACCTGCGGGCGCTGTCAGGTGGAGGTGCAGGAGGGCAGCTTCGCCAAGCACAAGATCGTCTCCTCCAACGACCACATCTCCGCCCGCGGCCCCAAGGAGGAGCGCTACGACCGCGTGCGCGGCCTGCCGGAGAACCGTCGCCTGTCCTGCTCGGCCACCATCCAGGGCGACCTCGTCATCGACGTGCCGCAGGACACGGTGGTCAATGCCCAGGTGGTGCGCAAGTCGGCCATCGACCGCATCATCGAGCGCAACCCCGCCGTCCAGCTCTGCTACGTGGAGGTCGAGGAGCCCGACATGCACAAGCCGCTCGGCGATCTCGACCGGCTGAAGGCGATGCTGGACAGGGACTGGGGCTTCGACAACCTGCTCGTCTCGCAATATCTCATTCCACAGGTGCAGGGCATCCTGCGCAAGGGGAACTGGGGCGTGACGGCGGCGATCCACCGCGACCTCGAAGCCTCGCGGCCCAACATCATCGCGCTGTGGCCGGGCCTGCACAACGAAGCCTACGGCATCGCCTGCGACATCGGCTCGACCACCATCGCCATGCACCTCGTCTCGCTCCTGTCGGGCCGCATCGTCGCCTCGTCGGGCATGCAGAACCCGCAGATCCGCTTCGGCGAGGATCTGATGAGCCGCGTCTCCTACGTGATGATGAATCCCGACGGTCGCGACCAGATGACGAAGGCTGTGCGCGACGCCGTCACCGAGCTGACGCGCAAGGTCTGCGCGGAAGGCGGCGTGGATCCGAACAACGTGCTCGATGCGGTCATCGTCGGCAACCCGATCATGCACCATCTGTTCCTCGGGATCGATCCGACCGAACTCGGCCAGGCGCCTTTCGCGCTCGCCGTCTCGGGCGCGGTCCACACCTGGGCGAGCGATCTCGGGCTCGGCATCAACACCGGCGCACGCATCTACATGCTGCCCTGCATCGCCGGGCACGTCGGGGCGGATGCCGCAGGCGCGACGCTGTCAGAAGGGCCGCACCGGCAGGACCGCATGATGCTCCTCGTCGACGTCGGCACCAATGCCGAGATCGTGCTCGGCAACCGGGATCGTCTCGTCGCCGCCTCCTCGCCCACCGGCCCCGCCTTCGAAGGTGCGGAAATCTCGGCCGGCCAGCGCGCCGCGCCCGGCGCCATCGAACGCGTGCGCATCGATCCCGCCACGCTCGAACCGCGCTTCAAGATCATCGGCTCCGACCTCTGGTCGGACGAGCCGGGCTTCGACGCGGACGCCGAACGCCTCGGCATCACCGGCATCTGCGGCTCGGCGATCATCGAGGTGGTGGCGGAAATGTATCTCGCCGGCATCATCTCGGAGGACGGCGTGATCGACGGCGGGCTGGCCGCGCGCAGCCCGCGCATCCGCCAGACCGGGCGCACCCATTCCTACCTGCTGCACCAGGGCAAGCAGGAGATCTCCGTCACCCAGAACGACGTCCGCGCCATCCAGCTCGCCAAGTCGGCGCTCTATGCCGGCGTCAAGCTCCTGATGGAGAAGCTCGGCATCGACCATGTCGACACGATCGCGCTCGCCGGCGCCTTCGGCTCCTTCATCGATCCGAAATACGCCATGGTGCTCGGTCTCATCCCCGACTGCGATCTCGCCGAGGTCAAGGCGGTCGGCAACGCCGCCGGCACCGGCGCGCTGATGGCGCTGCTCAGCCGCGACCACCGGCGCGAGATCGAGCGGACGGTGCAGCGCATCGAGAAGATCGAGACGGCGCTCGAGCCGCGCTTCCAGCAGCATTTCGTCAACGCCATGGCGCTGCCCAACAAGGTCGACGCCTTCCCGCATCTGGCCGAAGCGGTCACCCTGCCGCCCCGCGCCACCACCGTCGACGGCGCCACCGGCGATTCCACCCCGCGCCGCCGCTCGCGCGAGGAACGCGACGCGCGGCGGAACCGAAGCTGA
- a CDS encoding methyltetrahydrofolate cobalamin methyltransferase: MTRTIVASASREIIIGFDQPFCVIGERINPTGRKKLAAEMVAGNFETVIKDALEQAAAGATMLDVNAGVTAVDPNATEPDLLVRTLQIVQDLVDLPLSIDSSVTAAIEAGLKVAKGRPLVNSVTGEEEKLEAILPLVKKYDVPVVAISNDETGISMDPDVRFAVAKKIVERAMDHGIKPHDVVVDPLVMPIGALGDAGRQVFALLRRLREELKVNTTCGLSNVSFGLPHRHGINAAFIPMVIGAGMTSAIMNPCRPQEMEAVRGANVLNGTDKDCMNWIRTYKDYKPGEHAAPAPVQVNAPGDGGSAGGRRRGGREARMGRG, from the coding sequence ATGACCCGCACCATCGTCGCCTCGGCGTCCCGGGAGATCATCATCGGTTTCGACCAGCCCTTCTGCGTCATCGGCGAGCGCATCAACCCGACCGGCCGCAAGAAGCTCGCCGCCGAGATGGTCGCCGGCAATTTCGAGACGGTCATCAAGGACGCGCTGGAGCAGGCCGCCGCGGGCGCCACGATGCTCGACGTCAATGCCGGCGTCACCGCCGTCGACCCGAACGCCACCGAGCCCGACCTGCTCGTCCGGACGCTGCAGATCGTGCAGGATCTCGTCGACCTGCCGCTGTCGATCGACAGTTCGGTGACGGCCGCCATCGAGGCCGGACTCAAGGTCGCCAAGGGCCGGCCGCTGGTCAATTCGGTCACCGGAGAGGAGGAGAAGCTCGAGGCCATCCTGCCGCTGGTCAAGAAGTATGACGTGCCGGTGGTGGCGATCTCCAACGACGAGACCGGCATCTCGATGGATCCGGACGTGCGCTTCGCGGTCGCCAAGAAGATCGTCGAGCGTGCCATGGACCACGGCATCAAGCCGCACGACGTCGTCGTCGATCCGCTGGTCATGCCGATCGGCGCGCTGGGCGATGCCGGCCGCCAGGTCTTCGCGCTGCTGCGCCGGCTGCGCGAGGAGCTCAAGGTCAACACCACCTGCGGCCTTTCCAACGTCTCCTTCGGCCTGCCGCACCGCCATGGCATCAACGCCGCCTTCATCCCGATGGTCATCGGCGCAGGCATGACGTCCGCCATCATGAACCCCTGCCGCCCGCAGGAGATGGAGGCCGTGCGCGGCGCCAACGTGCTCAACGGCACCGACAAGGACTGCATGAACTGGATCCGCACCTACAAGGACTACAAGCCCGGCGAACACGCCGCCCCCGCACCGGTGCAGGTGAATGCACCGGGCGACGGCGGATCAGCCGGCGGGCGCCGCCGCGGCGGCCGCGAGGCGCGGATGGGCCGGGGGTGA